The following coding sequences are from one Rhodothermia bacterium window:
- the malQ gene encoding 4-alpha-glucanotransferase: MSFPRASGVLLHVSSLPDSPGIGDLGKSCDRFIDFLHKAGQRYWQILPLGPTGYGDSPYQCFSAFAGNPLLVSPERLIADGLLKAQPLEVFEGGAEDRVDYGKVVLAKKLILRESFEYFLDEGTDTQKKDFDAFCSQNAHWLDDFSIFMAIKNDLGGKAWWEWPLPLKLRDPAALKGANERLTESVQLFQYQQWVFFTQWTRVKKRANDKGIEIVGDLPIFVARDSAEAWAKPELFYFDEQANPTVVAGVPPDYFSETGQLWGNPLYRWDKMANDGYQWWIERFRELLNLVDIIRIDHFRGFAEYWAVPGGDTTAVNGKWQKGPGIAMFEAVLKSLGKLPIMAEDLGLMTQSVHDLRDHFAFPGMHILQFAFALDIGATAEADLYPHLPHRYKPNSVTYTGTHDNNTTLGWWQNDATEAEKRKLREYLNVDGSSVVWDLIQTCFYCPSDTAIVPMQDLLALDAGARMNFPGSSSGNWQWRAKSDAFSDDLARSLRTLTETAGRLNNVV, encoded by the coding sequence ATGTCGTTTCCTCGGGCATCAGGTGTCCTCCTACATGTTTCCAGTTTACCAGACTCGCCGGGAATAGGTGATTTGGGTAAATCATGCGATCGTTTTATTGACTTCCTACACAAAGCGGGTCAACGTTATTGGCAAATCCTACCACTGGGTCCTACGGGATATGGAGATTCTCCTTATCAGTGCTTTTCTGCGTTTGCGGGCAACCCCTTGCTTGTTAGCCCAGAACGGTTGATCGCCGATGGTTTGCTCAAGGCTCAACCCTTAGAAGTTTTTGAAGGTGGAGCGGAAGATCGGGTGGATTATGGAAAAGTGGTACTGGCTAAAAAACTTATTCTACGAGAGTCTTTTGAATACTTCTTGGATGAAGGAACAGACACGCAAAAAAAAGATTTTGACGCTTTTTGTTCTCAAAATGCACATTGGTTGGATGATTTTTCAATATTTATGGCCATAAAAAATGATTTGGGTGGAAAAGCATGGTGGGAATGGCCTCTTCCACTCAAACTACGTGATCCGGCGGCTTTGAAAGGTGCAAATGAGCGCTTGACGGAAAGTGTACAATTGTTCCAATACCAGCAATGGGTGTTCTTTACACAATGGACGCGGGTGAAAAAACGTGCAAATGACAAGGGTATCGAAATTGTTGGTGACCTTCCGATTTTTGTGGCGCGAGACAGTGCAGAGGCTTGGGCAAAACCCGAATTGTTCTACTTTGACGAGCAGGCCAATCCAACAGTGGTAGCGGGTGTACCGCCCGATTATTTCAGCGAAACAGGTCAACTTTGGGGTAACCCTCTATACCGCTGGGATAAAATGGCGAATGATGGTTACCAGTGGTGGATTGAGCGCTTTCGGGAACTGCTTAATTTGGTTGATATTATTCGGATTGATCACTTCAGAGGGTTTGCCGAGTATTGGGCAGTTCCGGGTGGTGATACCACTGCCGTAAACGGAAAATGGCAAAAAGGGCCGGGAATTGCGATGTTCGAGGCTGTTCTAAAATCCTTGGGAAAATTGCCTATTATGGCAGAAGACCTTGGTTTAATGACCCAAAGTGTACATGATTTGCGAGACCATTTCGCTTTCCCCGGAATGCACATTTTACAATTTGCTTTCGCCTTAGACATCGGGGCAACCGCTGAAGCAGACCTGTACCCACACCTACCACATCGCTATAAACCAAACTCGGTGACGTACACCGGAACTCACGACAACAATACCACTCTGGGTTGGTGGCAGAACGATGCAACCGAGGCTGAGAAACGCAAACTCCGAGAATACCTGAATGTGGATGGTTCATCGGTGGTGTGGGATCTCATTCAAACGTGTTTTTATTGTCCTTCGGATACGGCCATCGTACCCATGCAAGACCTTTTGGCATTAGATGCCGGTGCCAGAATGAATTTTCCGGGTAGTTCGTCTGGAAATTGGCAGTGGCGGGCAAAATCGGATGCCTTTTCCGATGACTTAGCCAGATCGTTAAGAACGCTAACAGAAACGGCTGGGCGCTTGAATAACGTGGTCTAA